The following coding sequences are from one Tachysurus vachellii isolate PV-2020 chromosome 7, HZAU_Pvac_v1, whole genome shotgun sequence window:
- the LOC132848075 gene encoding kinesin-like protein KIF2C produces the protein MNFPNKQIYQMIKNYRETVEKIPFSLSEPVKFPRICVCVRKRPQNKKELATKDLDVVTINGNRNLIFHRIKQKVDRTSYMENRHFYFNYVFNEDATNDLVYRFTAKPLVRSIFEGGTATCFAYGQTGSGKTHTMGGDLSGKAKKRYEGIYALAAQDVFAHLGQHSALRLYVTFFEIYNDKVFDLLNEKAKLRVLQDRKQQVQVVGLQEIPVSSADNMIRLIEQGSARRTSGWTFANARSSRSHAILQIILRRNKMLHGKFSLVDLAGDERATDVSKDDWQTTTNINRSLLALRECIRSLGEKRQHVPFRRSKLTQVLRDSLIGEKSRMCMIAMISPGLSSGERTLNTLRFADRVKKQNGNL, from the exons ATGAACTTCCCCAACAAGCAGATTTACCAGATGATTAAAAACTATCGGGAGACTGTGGAGAAAATTCCATTTTCTTTAAGTGAGCCT gtCAAGTTCCCCAGAATCTGTGTATGTGTTCGGAAGCGACCACAGAATAAAAAAG AATTGGCGACAAAAGATTTAGACGTGGTGACGATTAATGGAAATCGCAACCTCATTTTCCATCGTATCAAACAAAAGGTTGATCGCACCTCGTACATGGAAAACcgtcacttttattttaattatgttttcaaTGAAGATGCCACCAACGATTTGGTCTACAG GTTCACTGCAAAACCTCTGGTACGTTCTATATTCGAGGGTGGAACTGCAACATGTTTTGCATATGGGCAAACGGGTAGTGGGAAGACACAT ACAATGGGTGGAGACTTGTCAGGCAAGGCTAAGAAAAGATATGAGGGAATCTATGCCCTGGCAG CACAGGATGTGTTCGCACATCTGGGACAGCATTCTGCCCTGCGCTTATATGTGACCTTTTTTGAAATTTACAACGACAAG GTCTTTGACTTGCTAAACGAAAAGGCAAAGCTGCGTGTACTTCAAGACAGAAAACAGCAGGTACAGGTTGTTGGCCTGCAGGAAATACCTGTGTCATCTGCTGACAATATGATCAGGTTGATTGAGCAGGGGAGTGCACGCAG AACATCTGGCTGGACTTTTGCAAATGCCCGCTCTTCCCGTTCCCACGCCATCCTGCAGATTATTTTAAGGCGAAATAAAATGCTTCATGGGAAGTTCTCGCTGGTGGACCTGGCAGGGGATGAGCGGGCCACAGATGTCAGCAAAGATGACTGGCAGACTACAACAAATATAAATCGCAGTCTTCTTGCATTGAGG GAATGCATTCGATCACTTGGGGAGAAGAGACAGCACGTTCCTTTCCGGAGGAGTAAGCTGACTCAGGTGCTCCGGGACTCCTTAATTGGAGAAAAGTCCAGAATGTGCATG ATCGCCATGATCTCGCCGGGTTTGAGCTCTGGTGAACGCACTTTAAACACATTGCGTTTCGCAGACAG GGTGAAGAAGCAGAACGGAAATCTCTAA